GCGTATCTGCGGTATCTGTAGTTTCACGCACTCCTCGACGTTCTGTCAGGGTGTGGAAGGGCTGATGGGCATTGAGGTTCCGGCAAGGGCGACATATCTGCGGACGATGTGGGGCGAGTACTCGCGCCTTCACAGCCATCTTCTGTGGCTCGGTTTGTTTGCGGACGCTCTTGGGTTTGAGAGTCTGTTCTATAATGCGTGGAAAATTCGTGAGTCGATCTTGAACGAGCTTGAGGCGACTACCGGCGGCAGAGTTATTCAGGGCGTGTGCAAGGTCGGCGGTGTCCGCCGCGATGTGACAAATGAGTTTTTGTCAGGGATGGACAAACGTCTCGATGATATCGAGGCCGAGATGCGGGAGATGACGCGCGTTTTCTTGTCAGATTATACGCTGAAGAAGCGTCTGGTAGGAAAAGGTGTTCTGAAGGCTGATGCTGCCTACAATCTCGGGGCTGTTGGTCCTGTTGCCCGCGCGTCAGGTCTTGTGGAGGATGTGCGGACGTCAGGATATCTGGCATACGGAGATATTTCCTTCAAGCCGGTGACGGTCGAAGGCTGTGACGGCTATGCACGGTGCGAGGTGCGGTGTAAGGAACTGTTCCAGTCGGTTGATATTATTCACCAGATTATTGCCGGCATGCCGGAGGGTGATGTGTCGGTGCCGGTCAAGGGCAACCCTGACGGTGAGTTCTTCAGCAGGTCCGAGCAGCCGCGCGGTGAAGTGATTCATTATCTGCGCGGTAACGGCACGAAGAATCTTACACAGTTCCGTGTGCGAACTCCGACGCTGACGAATGTTCCCTCCCTTGTGGCGATGCTTGCGGGTGCTGAGCTTGCGGATGTGCCGCAGATTGTGCTGACGATTGATCCCTGTATCGGGTGTATGGAGAGGTGAATGTGCGATGAAGATGCTGAAAACGATTCTGAAGCAGTTTGTGCATAAGCCTGTCACGACAACGTTTCCCGCAGAGCCTGCAAAACGTTATGCTGTCACCCGCGGTCATGTGATGTTTGATCCGTCAAAGTGTACGTCATGCGGTATCTGCATGAAGCGCTGTCCGTCGCAGGCGGTCACGGTTGATCGTGCAGCGAAGCTGTGGACGATCGATCTGTTCCGCTGTGTTATCTGCGGTCAGTGCACTGAGCTGTGCAAGTTCGATGCTCTGTCTCTTGATCCTGCTTATTCGTCGTCCGCCCGGCCCGATGAGCGTGGAGTGGAGACGTACGAGATTACGTACGTGAAGCCGGAGAAACCGAAGAAGGATTCTGAGATCGGGGAATAATTTTTTTCTTCTTCGGTCACTATTCCTGAATCGCCCACGGAACACACTGAGCACACGGAATAGGCACGGAAAAAACATCACGGAGCAGACGTGAACATCACAGAAATGAATTTTTCAAATTCTGTGATTTTTTCATCTTTCTGTGATAGAAAAGAGATTTTTTGAGATTCTGTGATGTTCACGTCTGCTCCGTGATGTTTTTTTTCTTCAGTGGTATTCTGTGTGTTCCGCTTTTCCGTGGGCGACTCAGAAGCAAACACAAAAGAGATTATCTGAAAGCGCCAACCCCAAAGCAATGGGTGAGCGGTACTGGGAGATCGATGCAATCCGCGGGATTGCCCTGATCGGGATGATCGTTTTTCATCTGATCTCT
The nucleotide sequence above comes from Methanorbis furvi. Encoded proteins:
- a CDS encoding 4Fe-4S dicluster domain-containing protein, which translates into the protein MKMLKTILKQFVHKPVTTTFPAEPAKRYAVTRGHVMFDPSKCTSCGICMKRCPSQAVTVDRAAKLWTIDLFRCVICGQCTELCKFDALSLDPAYSSSARPDERGVETYEITYVKPEKPKKDSEIGE
- a CDS encoding nickel-dependent hydrogenase large subunit, with amino-acid sequence MTGKRTIVPFGPQHPVLPEPIHLDLVIEDEHVVEAIPSIGYVHRGLESLVDRREYSDFVYLAERICGICSFTHSSTFCQGVEGLMGIEVPARATYLRTMWGEYSRLHSHLLWLGLFADALGFESLFYNAWKIRESILNELEATTGGRVIQGVCKVGGVRRDVTNEFLSGMDKRLDDIEAEMREMTRVFLSDYTLKKRLVGKGVLKADAAYNLGAVGPVARASGLVEDVRTSGYLAYGDISFKPVTVEGCDGYARCEVRCKELFQSVDIIHQIIAGMPEGDVSVPVKGNPDGEFFSRSEQPRGEVIHYLRGNGTKNLTQFRVRTPTLTNVPSLVAMLAGAELADVPQIVLTIDPCIGCMER